A single genomic interval of Polynucleobacter necessarius harbors:
- a CDS encoding sirohydrochlorin chelatase → MKAIILFGHGARDSRWREPFDRLVDLWRAQHSGVLVELAFLEMMQPSLEEAVTSLVGKGATDIAIVPVFFGQGGHLRNDFPVLLQNCRGKFQNISLSATPAVGEDSAVLQAIVDFGARAL, encoded by the coding sequence ATGAAAGCCATTATTTTATTTGGGCACGGAGCGCGAGATAGTCGTTGGCGCGAGCCCTTTGACCGTCTGGTTGATCTCTGGCGCGCTCAGCATTCTGGCGTACTTGTGGAATTAGCATTTTTAGAAATGATGCAGCCCTCTTTGGAGGAGGCGGTTACCTCTTTAGTGGGTAAGGGTGCTACTGACATTGCTATCGTGCCAGTGTTCTTTGGTCAGGGTGGTCACTTACGTAATGATTTCCCAGTCTTGTTACAAAATTGCCGGGGTAAGTTCCAGAATATTTCTTTAAGCGCTACGCCTGCCGTTGGGGAAGACTCGGCTGTCTTGCAAGCCATTGTCGATTTCGGAGCCAGAGCCCTCTAA
- a CDS encoding calcium:proton antiporter, translating to MTDLLSQTWFIALMSITLIGAILSAVHNAEVIAHKTGEPFGTLVLSISVTIIAVSLIISMILTGHEGAQFIARDAVFATVMIVVNGVIGLCIFVGGLTRHEMTFRNEGANSALAVLTALATFILVMPIVTVSTPGPDFTKSQLAFAGIASFALYIAFLCFQTVSHRDYYLPKTEDKKTDSNFHAQKPSNLKTTASAALLILSLITVVGLAEQLSPAIEAGVKAAGAPKTIVGIAIALLVLMPEGFAAVRAAKANRLQSSLNLALRSALASIGLTIPTAAAIAILFNLPLSLGISDLKYGADVLEFLYWSIHSSDW from the coding sequence ATGACTGACTTATTAAGTCAAACTTGGTTTATTGCCCTAATGAGCATCACACTCATTGGAGCTATTCTTTCTGCAGTTCATAATGCAGAAGTCATTGCTCATAAAACTGGTGAGCCATTTGGCACATTGGTGTTATCAATCAGCGTCACCATTATTGCAGTATCGCTGATTATCTCAATGATACTTACAGGTCATGAAGGCGCTCAATTTATTGCACGTGACGCCGTTTTTGCGACGGTGATGATTGTGGTAAACGGTGTAATTGGTCTTTGCATCTTTGTAGGCGGCCTTACCCGTCATGAGATGACTTTTCGCAATGAGGGCGCTAACTCTGCTTTAGCGGTACTGACCGCATTAGCTACCTTTATTTTGGTAATGCCCATTGTGACAGTAAGTACACCAGGCCCTGACTTTACCAAGAGTCAACTAGCCTTTGCTGGCATTGCTTCGTTTGCGCTTTATATTGCATTTCTGTGCTTCCAAACCGTTAGCCATCGCGATTACTACTTACCAAAGACTGAAGATAAAAAAACGGATAGTAATTTTCATGCTCAAAAACCTAGCAATCTTAAAACAACAGCAAGCGCCGCCTTATTGATACTGTCGTTGATTACTGTAGTAGGTCTTGCAGAGCAATTAAGCCCCGCGATTGAGGCAGGAGTAAAAGCAGCTGGAGCACCTAAAACCATTGTAGGTATCGCTATCGCTCTATTGGTATTGATGCCAGAAGGCTTTGCAGCCGTTAGAGCAGCCAAAGCCAATCGCTTGCAAAGTAGTTTGAATTTAGCGCTTAGATCGGCATTGGCCAGTATTGGCCTCACCATTCCGACCGCGGCAGCCATTGCAATCCTCTTTAATCTCCCCCTCAGCCTAGGAATCAGCGATCTCAAATATGGTGCGGATGTACTTGAGTTTCTTTATTGGAGCATTCACTCTAGCGATTGGTAA
- the cobA gene encoding uroporphyrinogen-III C-methyltransferase → MAIKPTAHVVNTTANTPGKVYLVGAGPSSVDLITVRGAKLLWQADIVFYDALVDPEMLTLCPQALQIEVGKRCGKLSSAQQFINQRLVDAAQKHRVIVHLKGGDPMLFGRADEEIQTLKAAGIAVEVVPGITVALAGAVSIQQSLTLRGMSRSVAFVTLAQGTEGTEHTAPRQVIQPLPNPSADTLVYYMGRKDAACIAQQLIEQSPNQKSDTPVQILEAVSTARERLWVSTLAELAKGKADPWFDSSSPALIMIGEALRNKKENSTSLEGSGSEIDNGLQDSRVFPNGRRSA, encoded by the coding sequence ATGGCAATCAAGCCCACCGCACACGTAGTCAATACAACAGCCAATACACCAGGAAAGGTGTATTTGGTTGGCGCTGGCCCTAGCTCAGTAGACCTCATTACTGTACGTGGCGCGAAATTACTTTGGCAAGCTGACATCGTGTTCTACGATGCATTAGTCGATCCTGAAATGTTGACACTATGCCCGCAAGCGCTTCAGATAGAAGTGGGCAAGCGTTGTGGCAAGCTGTCATCCGCGCAACAATTTATTAATCAACGTTTAGTAGATGCAGCCCAGAAACATCGAGTGATCGTGCACCTCAAAGGTGGCGACCCGATGCTCTTTGGCCGTGCCGATGAAGAAATTCAGACGCTGAAGGCTGCTGGTATTGCAGTGGAAGTTGTACCCGGAATTACCGTCGCGCTTGCTGGTGCTGTCAGCATTCAGCAATCATTAACGCTCAGGGGTATGAGTAGAAGCGTTGCGTTTGTTACGCTGGCGCAAGGTACTGAAGGCACTGAACATACTGCTCCGAGACAAGTTATTCAGCCACTCCCCAATCCGAGCGCCGATACTCTGGTCTACTACATGGGTCGTAAAGATGCCGCTTGTATTGCTCAGCAACTCATTGAGCAAAGCCCCAATCAAAAGAGCGATACACCTGTACAAATATTGGAAGCGGTTAGCACTGCCCGTGAACGCCTATGGGTTAGCACCTTAGCGGAATTGGCTAAAGGTAAAGCGGACCCATGGTTTGATAGTAGCTCGCCAGCACTCATCATGATTGGCGAGGCTCTGAGAAACAAAAAAGAGAATAGCACTAGCTTAGAGGGCTCTGGCTCCGAAATCGACAATGGCTTGCAAGACAGCCGAGTCTTCCCCAACGGCAGGCGTAGCGCTTAA
- a CDS encoding DUF934 domain-containing protein has translation MRVTPISNVNFIPAHPEVLHFPKGGKPTLAQNEWQIWSGSQDEGGLPDIEPGHSKEHKILMPFKWWIEHHNEADVIAKAKNGQIGVWFATDVDILKHADVIEAGKTVWPLVAAHFPIFRDGSSLSTAALLRDRFQWTGEIRAIGDVLVDQ, from the coding sequence AATGTCAATTTCATACCTGCACATCCAGAGGTTTTGCATTTTCCTAAAGGCGGCAAACCAACGTTAGCCCAAAATGAATGGCAAATTTGGAGTGGTAGCCAGGATGAAGGTGGATTGCCAGATATCGAGCCAGGACACTCTAAAGAGCACAAAATTCTCATGCCATTTAAATGGTGGATCGAACATCACAATGAAGCTGATGTGATTGCTAAAGCCAAGAATGGTCAAATCGGTGTTTGGTTTGCAACCGATGTTGACATCCTCAAACACGCTGATGTGATTGAAGCCGGTAAAACGGTATGGCCCCTGGTGGCAGCACACTTTCCTATTTTTAGAGATGGTAGCAGCCTTAGTACTGCAGCTTTGCTGAGAGACCGCTTTCAATGGACTGGTGAGATTCGGGCGATAGGCGATGTCCTCGTTGATCAGTGA